The Danio rerio strain Tuebingen ecotype United States chromosome 10, GRCz12tu, whole genome shotgun sequence genome contains a region encoding:
- the dusp26 gene encoding dual specificity protein phosphatase 26 produces the protein MAFMSRLSRSRSNSRSPSRKDSEKGSPVLTVAELERLLYTGKTACNHADEVWPRLYIGDQEIASNRKELVKLGITHILNCAQSKWRGGAEYYAGMNITYHGIEAHDSPSFDMSVNFYPAAEFIHRALSAGGTVLVHCAVGVSRSATLVLAYLMIRQNMTLLEAIRTVKDHRGVTPNRGFLRQLSGLDSVLRSSRSTT, from the exons ATGGCGTTTATGTCCAGATTGTCTCGGTCTCGCAGTAACTCCAGATCTCCCAGCAGAAAAGACTCAGAGAAAGGCTCTCCTGTGCTGACGGTGGCCGAGCTGGAGCGTCTGCTGTACACGGGGAAAACCGCCTGCAATCATGCTGATGAAGTCTGGCCCAGACTCTACATCGGGGACCA AGAGATCGCCTCAAACCGTAAAGAGCTGGTGAAGCTGGGCATCACACACATCCTGAACTGCGCTCAGAGCAAATGGCGCGGCGGTGCGGAGTATTACGCCGGCATGAACATCACCTATCACGGCATCGAAGCCCACGACTCGCCATCCTTCGACATGAGTGTCAACTTCTACCCGGCGGCAGAGTTCATCCACAGAGCCCTCAGCGCTGGAg gGACGGTTCTGGTGCACTGTGCGGTGGGTGTGAGCCGCTCTGCTACACTGGTCCTGGCGTACCTGATGATCCGGCAGAACATGACTCTACTGGAGGCCATCCGCACCGTGAAGGACCACCGCGGAGTCACACCCAACCGCGGCTTCCTGCGGCAGCTCAGCGGGCTGGACAGTGTTCTGCGCAGCAGCCGCAGCaccacatga